The Spirochaetales bacterium DNA segment GCCGCCAGTGTTTATAGACGGCCCTTTTACTTGTCGGCCAATGCATGATATCGTGATAGAAAAACGAATAAAAGTTGCCGAGGTATAAAACGGGCGGTCTGGTAAGAAAATCCTTCAGGAACCGGGTCGGCCCGAACCAGGTGATCCACGCTGCAAACTGATGGAAACATCTGCCCACATGAAAATGCCAGTTTTCCCGTGCCGCGTCCTGATCCCCGACCAATTCTATTTCCGAGGGGTCGCCTTTTCCCAGTCCCGAATCATGGGCAAGGCGGATGTATTTGATGTTCATTGGGTTGAAACCCATCAGTTTCGCGGCCGCCGCATCGATGGCGACCTGGTCTTCGCTCGCGAGGATGACGTTTTTTTGAACCGGCTTCATGATCCGGGGGCCGGTTCCGTTTCCCGCAGTGGTACCGTCCATAAGGGCGAAAATTCCCGGATGTATTTCCCTTGATATGGAAAGAAGATCGACGAGCGTTTCATGAATATAGTAATGGGTTTGATGGCGCTTGTGATTGAGAAGACCGCCGAAGGCATTTTTCATCGCCCCGGTCGTCGTGGTATAGATATGGCATTTTGCCGTGGGCAGGTGAACGATATTTTTCCCTATGAAATAATCGGGGATTCTGATTCTCGAACCATAGACGTTATTGAGTGCGTGCATCTTTGCCTTGGGTTTGTAGACGATCCATTTCATGTCTTTCCCCTTGAAATTATAGAGAACGTCGACATTGTGCGCCCTGAATACCTCCGAATATTTGTTGAGCCGTTCACCCTTGTACGCGTCGGTAACCTCCGTCTTGTTCTGTACGCAGCACAGATCACTGAACCCGTGTTTCTTCAATGCGAGGATCGAACCTTCGAGCTGCCATGGGGTGGTGTTCGCGGACGGGAATGGGTAGTGCCAGCTGATATTGTCCTTGAGGATCGTCGTCACTCCTTTTTTAAGGCTTTTTGGACCGTCCGCGAGTTCGAAAAGCCGTATATAATCATCGAGTACCGTTCGGGGATTCGTTCTTAAAATTGCTACCTTTGATTTTGCCATCATTTACTCCATTTATATATAATAATCGATGATTAATTAGTACTAAAAAAGGGGGGATAAAGCAAGAGGATTTTTTTTACTTTCGCCAGGGGTGCGGCGGTCTTTTTATCCGATACGGAAGACTGAAGCGCAGAGAAAAGAAAAGGAGAATAGCGTGCGGCTTTCTCCTTTTTATATTCATATTGTATCGTCCAATCGACGAATAAAAGCCGGCCGGAACCGGCTTTCGTAAGGATACCTCGGGTCCGGCCCGTCTTTTCCGCGTTAAAAACTGAGTTTTGCCCGTAGATAAAAGCCGGGTTGGATCAGATCGATATCGATCGGGACTCCATAATCGACTGTATACTCCCCGTTGAATTCGCTTCCGTCCGGCCCGAAGAAAATCATGCCGCCGCATTCGACCTGAAAGTTGCCGTACATATCGTATGCGAACGACGGGACGATCGCCAGACTTCCGTCGTTCAGGTTGACGAATCCCGCAGTCGAAATACTGTAGTAATCGAGGAAGGTCTTTTCGAGAAAGAAGAAGAGATAATCCTCCGCCTGGAGGACCTGTTCGCCGGAAAGGATTTTAGTCGCGTCATAATCGTCCTTGTCGGCGGTCCCCGATCCCTGGTGGTAGTATTCGCATCGCGCATCGACGTCAATAACGGGAATGGTATAATCGAAGCCGCACGCGACCTCGATAAGGTCCTCGAAATCATAACCTTCGAAGTCGAATTCGCGGTCCGGGTTTTGCGGAAGCAGAAAGGCGGCTTCCCCATACACGCCGAAATCCCAGACCGCACCGGCAAAATCCGCGCCGATGTAATAAGATCTCCGGTATTCCTCAATGAGGGGCGGCGGTAACGGATTGGGGAGGGCAATCACTTCCTTTATCCAGCCGGCCGAAAGATCGAACGCCCCGATGATTCCCTTGATCTTGATGCCGTAGGGAAGATTATCCCAATCCGCGTCGCCTGTCACCGCATTCAGTTTGTGTGTCTTGTCCTGAAAAGCGACGTATCCCTGGATCGCGAGCCGGTCGGTAATGGAAACTCCCGGGGAGATGCCGTACGTGCCCGGGGTTTCCTCGGACACCGTATCCATAAACGGCGAAAGGCTCGTTTTTTGTGTGGGATTGAACGCGTAGCCGGTTCCCCAGGCGATCGGCATTTTACCGAACCGTATGTCGCATTGCCGGAAACTCACCGTGCCGTAGAAGTGATCGACGGTGAGTGATTGGACAAAGTCGTCGAGGGG contains these protein-coding regions:
- a CDS encoding DUF362 domain-containing protein, encoding MAKSKVAILRTNPRTVLDDYIRLFELADGPKSLKKGVTTILKDNISWHYPFPSANTTPWQLEGSILALKKHGFSDLCCVQNKTEVTDAYKGERLNKYSEVFRAHNVDVLYNFKGKDMKWIVYKPKAKMHALNNVYGSRIRIPDYFIGKNIVHLPTAKCHIYTTTTGAMKNAFGGLLNHKRHQTHYYIHETLVDLLSISREIHPGIFALMDGTTAGNGTGPRIMKPVQKNVILASEDQVAIDAAAAKLMGFNPMNIKYIRLAHDSGLGKGDPSEIELVGDQDAARENWHFHVGRCFHQFAAWITWFGPTRFLKDFLTRPPVLYLGNFYSFFYHDIMHWPTSKRAVYKHWRRESEWGKLFREYGAKGALRK